The following nucleotide sequence is from Pseudonocardia abyssalis.
CCGGGGGGCTTGAGGAGGTCGGCCTGGCGCAGCGCGCGGACGGCCCCGGCCACCTGGGCGGCGAGCCGCTCCGGGATCCCGGGCAGGCGCGAGTGCAGGATCTCGATCTCGCGCGCCAGGTCGGGGTGGTCGAGCCAGAGGTAGAGGCAGCGGCGCTTGAGGGCGTCGTGCACCTCGCGCGTGCGGTTGGAGGTGAGCACGACCAGCGGCGGGACCGTCGCCCGGATCTCGCCGATCTCCGGGATCGTGACGGCGTGCTCGGTGAGCACCTCCAGCAGGAACGCCTCGAACTCGTCGTCGGCGCGGTCGATCTCGTCGATCAACAGCACGCTCGGCGTGGTCTGCAGCGCCTCGAGGATCGGGCGGGCGAGCAGGAAGCGCGGGTCGTAGAGGGAGGCTTCGACGGCCTCGGTGTCGAGGGCCCCGCTACCGGCCGTGGCCTCGAGGGCGCGCAGGTGCAGGAGCTGCCGCGGGAAGTCCCAGTCGTAGAGCGCCTGGGAGGCGTCGATGCCGTCGTGGCACTGGAGCCGGATCAGTTTCGCGCCCAGTACCTGGGCGAGTGCCTGGGCGAGTGCGGTCTTCCCGGTTCCGGGTTCCCCCTCGCAGAACAAGGGGCGATTCATCCGCATCGCGAGGAACGTGGCGGTCGCCAGCCCGTCGTCGGCGAGATATCCGGTGGAGCGCAGAGCTGCGGCCAACGCGGCGGGGGAGTCCGCCGGACCTGCGGGGCGATCGTTCACGGCCCCAGCATGACGGACCGCCCGGGCACAAGCCACCTCGGGCGGCAGGGCCGCTCGCGGTGGGTGCACGGGCGATGACGCTCGGTCGAGCAAAAGGTGTGACGGGTTCGGCAATACTTTCACTTTGAACGCAATGGTTCGGCCGTGATCGACCCGTGATGGCAGGCGCGTGACCTGGTGATGTCCACGTATCGCCCACGTAATGCTGCCGTTACCGTGACAATCGTCACTCCACGGAAGTTGGACGTTCTGCCTGTTCCGGCTCGTAGCGTCGTCCGTCGGTCGATCCGTGAGGGTCGTCCGAAAATGCATCCGGAACCGTCGCGCCACACCCTGTCCCGCGGCTCCGGTCCGTCGAGATGAACACGGGACAGGGATGAGGACGCCGATTCCCGGCCACTGCACGACGGTGATCGAGGACCGGCAAAGGACGCGTCCGCGGATCACTCCCTGCCGCTGACGAGCACGTCCTCCGATACGGTGCGAATTGGAGAGCATTGAAAATGACTTCTCGACCTGCAATCACCACGGGCCGAAGTCTCCTGCGGCTGGCCGTTGCCGGCGCAGTTGTCGTGGGCGCCCCCCTCGCCCTCGCCGGAACCGCCAATGCCGCACCCGACTCCGACTGGGACCGCCTGGCCCAGTGCGAGAGCGGTGGCAACTGGAGCATCAACACGGGCAACGGCTACTCCGGTGGCCTGCAGTTCAGTCCCACCACCTGGCGCGCCTTCGGTGGCACCGGCTCGCCGCACAACGCGAGCCGCGCCGAGCAGATCGCCGTCGCCGAGCGCACCCTCGCCGCGCAGGGCTGGGGCGCCTGGCCCGCCTGCTCCCGCAAGCTCGGACTCAACGGCTCCGCCGAGCCCACCCGCGTGCGCGCCTCCGCCCCCGTCGAGGCCCCCGCCGCGGCAGCCCCGTCGTCGTCCGGCGGTGGCAACTACACCGTCCGCGCGGGCGACACGCTCTCCCGGATCGCCGCCGCGAACGGCACCACGTGGCAGCAGCTGTGGAACGACAACAGCGACGTGCTCAGCAACCCGAACGTGCTGCGTGTCGGGCAGTCGATCCAGGTCTGACGCTCAGGTCGAGTTGACCCACTCGTCGGACCCGTCGGCGAACGCCTGGTGCTTCCAGACCGGCAGCAGGCGCTTCACCTCCTCGACGAGCTCGGCGCAGGTGTCGAAGGCCTCCTTGCGGTGATCGGCGGCGACCGCGCACGCCAGCGCGACCTCGCCGATCTCCAGGCGACCCACCCGGTGGCTCACCGCGATCGCGCGGACGCCGGTGGACCGGGCCGCCACGTCGGCGGCCACCTGCTCCACGACGGACCCGGCCGTGGGGTGCGCGCTGTACTCCAGCCCGCGCACCGCACGGCCGCCGTCGTGGTCGCGCACGACGCCCGCGAACGTCACCACGGCGCCCGCGGCGGCGTGGTCGACCAGTGCGGCGTGCTCGGCCACGTCGAGGGGCTCTTCGCCCACCGCGGCACGTACGACGATCGTCATGTGTGGTCGCCTCCCCTGAGCTGGTCCACGGCGTGGTCGAGCACGCCCGCGAGCACGCCGAGACCGTCGCGAACTCCCCCTGTCGATCCGGGGAGGTTCACGACCAGCGTGCGGCCCGCGACACCCGTGAGGCCGCGCGAGAGCACGGCGGTGGGCACGGTCGGTGCGCCCGCGGCGCGGATCGCGTCGGCCAGGCCGGGCACCTCGTAGTCGAGGACGCCGCGGGTGACCTCCGGCGTGGCGTCGGTCGGCGAGATGCCGGTGCCGCCCGTGGTGATCACGACGTCGACGCCGTCGGCGACCGCGGCGCGCAGCGCGTCACCGACGGGCTCGCCGTCGGGCACGACCGCGGGGTCGGGGGTCTCGTAGCCCCGCTCGCGCAGCCAGTCGGCGATCAGCGGGCCGCCGCGGTCGGCGTACACGCCCGCCGCCGCCCGGTTGGACGCGGTGACGACCCGCGCGCGCTTCACGAACGGTCCTCGGGCCGCACCCAGGTGCCGGTCTTCCCGCCGTCCTTGCGCTCGACGCGCACGTGGTCGAGCACCGCGGCCGGGTCGACCGCCTTGACCATGTCGTGCAGCGCCAGCCCGGCGACCGCGACGGCGGTGAGCGCCTCCATCTCGACGCCCGTGCGGTCGGTCGTGCGCACGGTGGCGCGGATGCCGACCTCGGCGCCGTCGGGCGTGAGGTCGACGACGACGCCGCTCAGTGCGATCGGGTGGCACAGCGGGACGAGGTCCGGGGTGCGCTTGGCGCCCATGATCCCGGCGATGCGGGCGGTCGCCAGCGCGTCGCCCTTGGGCAGGCCGTCGCGGCGCAGCAGGTCCACCACCTCCGCCGTGGTGCGCAGCACCCCCGTCGCGACCGCGGTGCGCGCCGTCGCCACCTTGTCGGTGACGTCCACCATCCGGGCCGCGCCGGCCCCGTCCACGTGCGTCAGCTCCACGACGCAGACCCTACGGCGCGGGCCCGGGGACGTGTCGGCCGCCACGGAACCGCCGGCGGAAGTGATGTGCCTCACATGGGCGCAACCCTTTCCGGTGACGCGCGTCGTGACTATCGGTCGCGGTGACCTGCGCAGACGTCACCCCATCGGGCCGGCCGTGTCCAGGTTGGACGGCGAGTCGCGCGGACACGCCGTCTTGGAGTCCGCCCCAACCGCACGTAGCGTCGCCGACGGCCGCCCGGACCCCCGATCCGGACGGCCCCCGGTGTCGCAGCGCTCCCCTGTCCGGCGACCCGGAGACCCGACCTCCTCACGGATTCCGCGTGGGACAGGAACGGACCGGCCGCTCCCCGCCCGCGTCCGTGCGCCGCGCCGGAGAAGACCCATGGCTCGATACCGCGGCCGTCACCGTGCCCCCGCGAAGTTCGACGGCGCCGGGCGGGCCATCGCCCGCACCGCGCTCGCCGGAGCCGTCGCCGGTGTCCCGCTCGTGATCGCGGCCCCCGCCGCGAGCGCGGCGCCGGACAGCGCGTGGGACCGCCTCGCGCAGTGCGAGAGCGGCGGCCGGTGGGACATCAACACCGGCAACGGCTACCACGGTGGCCTGCAGTTCTCCCCGAGCACGTGGCGCGGGTTCGGCGGCGGCGAGTTCGCCCCGGTCGCCTACCAGGCGAGCCGCGCGGAGCAGATCGTCGTCGCGGAGCGGGTGCTCGCCGTCCAGGGCTGGAACGCCTGGCCGAGCTGCTCGCGCCAGACCGGCGTGCGCGGGGAGGCGGCCTCGGAGCGCTCCGCCCCGGCTGCTGCGCCGGCCGCCCAGCCGGAGCGGGTGCGGCTCAGCGGCCCCACCGACGGCGGGTACGTCGTGCAGCGCGGCGACACGCTCAGCCGTATCGCGAGTGCCCGGAACGTGGCGGGCGGCTGGCAGGCCATCGTCGAGAAGAACCCGGGCCTCGCCGCGAACCCGGACGTGATCCGCGAGGGTCAGCGGTTGTCTCTCTGACCCGTGAACCGGGCCAGCGCCTCGGGGGTGTCGACGTCGTCGGGATCGGCGACGTCGCCGCACTCGACCAGTTCGACGTCGGGGTTCCCGCCGAGGTAGGCGCGGGCCCCGGCGTCACCGGTGGCCGACGCGGCGACCGCGTCCCAGTGGGTGCGGCCGAGCAGCACGGGATGGGCCGGGCGGCCGTCGTAGGCGGCGCGGCGCAGCGCGGTGGGGCCCACCGGGGCGGCCACGAGCCGCGCCACCGCCTCCGCGGTGACCCCCGGCAGGTCCACGAGGTGCACGAGGGCGGCGTCGCCGTCGAGGGCTGCGAGGCCCGCGCGCAGCGAGGCGCCCATGCCGGACCCCCAGTCGGGGGCCCGCACGGTGTGCACGCCCGCGGGC
It contains:
- a CDS encoding AAA family ATPase, whose protein sequence is MNDRPAGPADSPAALAAALRSTGYLADDGLATATFLAMRMNRPLFCEGEPGTGKTALAQALAQVLGAKLIRLQCHDGIDASQALYDWDFPRQLLHLRALEATAGSGALDTEAVEASLYDPRFLLARPILEALQTTPSVLLIDEIDRADDEFEAFLLEVLTEHAVTIPEIGEIRATVPPLVVLTSNRTREVHDALKRRCLYLWLDHPDLAREIEILHSRLPGIPERLAAQVAGAVRALRQADLLKPPGVAETIDWARALQLVGANHLDVDSAAATLGAVLKYREDADRVRKQLDTLLAS
- a CDS encoding LysM peptidoglycan-binding domain-containing protein, which codes for MTSRPAITTGRSLLRLAVAGAVVVGAPLALAGTANAAPDSDWDRLAQCESGGNWSINTGNGYSGGLQFSPTTWRAFGGTGSPHNASRAEQIAVAERTLAAQGWGAWPACSRKLGLNGSAEPTRVRASAPVEAPAAAAPSSSGGGNYTVRAGDTLSRIAAANGTTWQQLWNDNSDVLSNPNVLRVGQSIQV
- the moaC gene encoding cyclic pyranopterin monophosphate synthase MoaC → MELTHVDGAGAARMVDVTDKVATARTAVATGVLRTTAEVVDLLRRDGLPKGDALATARIAGIMGAKRTPDLVPLCHPIALSGVVVDLTPDGAEVGIRATVRTTDRTGVEMEALTAVAVAGLALHDMVKAVDPAAVLDHVRVERKDGGKTGTWVRPEDRS
- a CDS encoding LysM peptidoglycan-binding domain-containing protein, giving the protein MARYRGRHRAPAKFDGAGRAIARTALAGAVAGVPLVIAAPAASAAPDSAWDRLAQCESGGRWDINTGNGYHGGLQFSPSTWRGFGGGEFAPVAYQASRAEQIVVAERVLAVQGWNAWPSCSRQTGVRGEAASERSAPAAAPAAQPERVRLSGPTDGGYVVQRGDTLSRIASARNVAGGWQAIVEKNPGLAANPDVIREGQRLSL
- a CDS encoding nucleotidyltransferase family protein, producing the protein MSRPSTVTGLLLAAGAGRRMGGPKALVELHGEPLVRRALRVLADGGCAPLVVVLGAAADDVAAALPAGVHTVRAPDWGSGMGASLRAGLAALDGDAALVHLVDLPGVTAEAVARLVAAPVGPTALRRAAYDGRPAHPVLLGRTHWDAVAASATGDAGARAYLGGNPDVELVECGDVADPDDVDTPEALARFTGQRDNR